A window of Thermococcus aggregans contains these coding sequences:
- a CDS encoding signal peptidase I yields the protein MKKLIEYFLILAVTAFVVGSIVGALLDRPVFMSYVSSESMTPALNKGDLFFINPFSRSADVGDIIVFNLRGSWTVHRVVAIVEDGYITKGDNNVATDQQEGRASPVSKDKIAGKLITIGNSPLKSHNWALTSRGGSQGGIKCSLRLP from the coding sequence ATGAAGAAGCTCATTGAATATTTCCTAATTCTGGCGGTTACCGCTTTTGTTGTGGGGTCTATCGTCGGGGCTCTTCTTGATAGACCCGTCTTCATGTCTTATGTTTCTTCAGAGAGTATGACCCCTGCGTTGAATAAGGGAGATTTGTTCTTTATAAATCCTTTCTCAAGGAGTGCGGACGTTGGGGATATAATAGTTTTTAACTTAAGAGGCAGCTGGACTGTTCATAGAGTTGTGGCGATTGTTGAGGATGGATATATCACCAAAGGCGATAACAACGTTGCAACCGATCAGCAAGAAGGTAGGGCAAGTCCAGTTTCAAAAGATAAAATAGCGGGAAAGCTTATTACTATTGGCAATTCCCCCTTAAAGTCCCACAATTGGGCACTTACATCCAGAGGGGGATCTCAGGGAGGAATAAAATGTTCCTTGCGGCTGCCATGA
- a CDS encoding DUF1102 domain-containing protein encodes MRKVIKFAVLPIILVMMFFMWGVFVVKPIPVVLAVDDNTSVSIENPLPPYAFLSNGYLKIDISNQSPLYPGFGEGLSPDTVYVFNDVFEIYNNETETGESVICVSVTSPTPAIGLFVSPYTGTWSQSIEFEVPANQSVKVGMRFDTAGLPLGDYNQHITIQAFGGSCE; translated from the coding sequence GTGAGAAAAGTTATTAAATTTGCTGTTCTGCCGATCATATTAGTTATGATGTTTTTTATGTGGGGAGTTTTTGTTGTGAAGCCGATTCCCGTTGTTCTTGCTGTTGATGATAACACCTCAGTTTCTATAGAAAACCCTCTTCCACCTTATGCTTTTCTAAGCAACGGTTATCTAAAGATCGATATCAGTAACCAAAGTCCCCTTTATCCGGGTTTTGGAGAGGGTCTTTCGCCCGATACTGTCTATGTTTTTAATGATGTTTTTGAGATATACAACAACGAAACTGAAACGGGGGAAAGTGTGATATGCGTGAGTGTAACTTCTCCAACTCCAGCTATTGGACTTTTTGTGAGTCCCTATACCGGCACCTGGAGCCAGAGCATAGAGTTTGAAGTCCCAGCAAATCAAAGTGTAAAGGTAGGAATGCGGTTCGACACTGCAGGATTGCCCTTGGGAGATTATAATCAACACATCACGATACAAGCCTTTGGAGGCTCATGTGAATGA